The window TGTCTCGATAATGGACTGGAGTGGAATCAACTCCAGTGGGTCCCTGTCAAGAGCGGTCGCAACAACTTCAACGACTGCTAAACTCGTCGAGTCACGAGTACTGTCGTACGTCGCCCGGAAACATTCTTCATCCACATCGAATTCGATAACACTCATCGACGGTGTGATTTCATCAGCCAGATTCTCTTGAGAGGGTTCCATCAACATAGCGGAGGCCTTCTATGGGGTTGAGAGTGGCTTTTGCTCGCGCAACACGCCTTTATACGATGTTTTCGTGTTTACTCGTCGGGAGTAACTAGGGTACTCGCTACGAGGCGTCGAATGCCGCGCTGTAACCGCGATGAGACCGCCTGCCGGGTGATCTTGAGTTCGTCTGCGAGATCACCTTGAGTTGCGTCTCGCGGTGAGTCAAAGTATCCACGGGAATACGCCAGTACCAACGCTTTTCGTTGCCCATCTGTCAGATTGTACTCTCGATCAGACTTGAGCGACGAAATAGCGTGCAGCTCAGTGAGCTCAACCGGGATGTTGTGCTCTTGGCAGTACGTCTGGAAATCTGAGAGGGCCTGTTGCTCGCTTGCACGGACCTCAAACGTCCATTGCTTGTTATTTCCGATTCCAGAAAGGAGCGTAATATCGGTATTGACGATAGCCGTCAGAATACTCTCATAGTCGAGATTCCAGTCAATACGCACGAACATTTGTTTCTCCAATTGATCGATTACTTTGACCTGATTGATCCCGAGATCAGCACTCAAATCTGTGGTGAGTTTAGCCGTGTCGTCGGCAGAAATCCAGAAATAGGGGACAACAGCCTCACCCGTTGGCACAACCCGGTCTAACTCGATAGACACGTCGGTTAATTGCTCAAAAACAGCACTCAACGGGAAATCCGCTTGCTCGATAGTGAATGAGGCCTCAATAGCCATACCTAATTACTAGCGATTCAGCCTTTTGGGTTAGTCGCTACTGATCCTCGGGGTACTTCCACCGTTTAGTAAACCAATGTCCTGTACGTCCCGATCACCGTCCTTCATAGATTTCTTCTCACCTCATGCTAAATTTGCGCTATCTATTCAGCAGCACCTCTACGAACTACCAAGGTTCAGCCAGAAAC of the Haloprofundus salilacus genome contains:
- a CDS encoding helix-turn-helix domain-containing protein; amino-acid sequence: MAIEASFTIEQADFPLSAVFEQLTDVSIELDRVVPTGEAVVPYFWISADDTAKLTTDLSADLGINQVKVIDQLEKQMFVRIDWNLDYESILTAIVNTDITLLSGIGNNKQWTFEVRASEQQALSDFQTYCQEHNIPVELTELHAISSLKSDREYNLTDGQRKALVLAYSRGYFDSPRDATQGDLADELKITRQAVSSRLQRGIRRLVASTLVTPDE
- a CDS encoding HalOD1 output domain-containing protein encodes the protein MEPSQENLADEITPSMSVIEFDVDEECFRATYDSTRDSTSLAVVEVVATALDRDPLELIPLQSIIETDVLDERTAKLSNGLGDCDCISFCYEEVDVTVRSEGIIEAAPTENT